The nucleotide sequence CCCCTCTTTTTTGCTAAAAAAAGGTTCTTGTTTTAATTTGGTGCTCCTGTAATGCTCGAACGTATGCTATTGTGATTTGAATTACGCAATGGTGTTTGAACCTATGTAAATTGGATATGCATGATGGATATGAAACATGTGATTGCCTATTTTCGAATACAAATTCTGAAGAATTTTCAATTGTAGGAATTAAATTATGAAAACAACCCAGTTGTGCTGGTCGTTACAGTGCGCACGGTATTCAAAAACAAAACGTGTGCGATGAACCAGCTCACATGCTTTAACTGCGTTTGCAACCGTGGGAAGTTCACCGATACCATGCGATGTGGTTGACGGGTGATCTTTAGCCATGCCGTAATGCTCGAAACTCAGGGGTTAATTATGTCGGGCTCTCTTCCTCCGTGTACCGCAGCTGTGGTGCCTACAACTTGTACCGTACTAGTATCTTGGCAAGAAGTAAGACCGATCGCTTCAAAAAGTTTCTCGCTCGAGAGTTCGTACGTCTCGATTACATTCCGTCGGGTGCAGCTAGGCTAGGCAGCAGACATGATGACCGTCTCGCTTGTTGTCGCGCTGTTCAACTCGCCCTTCGTCCTCACCACCCTCGCCTTCCTCCTCTTCACCCTCCTCGTCTCCAAGACGCGCAGCAAGGTTGCTGCCCGGGGAACGTTGCCTCCGTCGCCGCCCAGCCTGCCACTCTTCGGCCACCTTCGTCTACTCGGGAGCCTGCCGCACAGGAGTCTCCGGTCACTGGCCGCCTCCTACGGCCCGGTCATGTACCTACGCCTCGGGCGTGTGCCCACCGTCGTGGCGTGCTCCGCGGCCGCCGCGGAGGAGGCCATGAAGACCCGCGACCTGGCCTTCGCCAGCCGCCCCAAGCTGTTCATGGTCGACCGGTTCTACTACGGCACGGGCGGCATCGGGTTCGCGCCGTACGGCGAGCACTGGCGCCAGGCCCGCCGCGTCTGCGTCACCCACATGCTTAACCCGCACCGCCTCATGTCCTTCAGACGCGTCAGGGGGCAGGAGGTCGCCGCCCTCGTCGACCGGGTCCGCCGCGCCGGCACCGTCGTGAACCTGAGCGACAACCTCATCGTCTACTCTTTCACCGCCATCTCTCGCGCCACGTTTGGCGACACGAACTACGGGATCGACGGCGACGAGGGGGGAGCGAGGCTGAGGAAGGTGTTCGCCGAGATCGAGGAGCTCCTGGGCACGGTCCCCATGGGGGAGAAGGTGCCATGGCTGCGGTGGGTCGACGTCCTGACGGGACTGGAGCGGAAGACGAGGCGCGCTTTCGAGGAGATGGATGGACTGCTCGAGCGGGTCATCACGGACCATCGCCAAAGGCGTGGCGCCGGGGACGACGATCAGCGTGACTTCGTGGACGTGCTGTTAGGTGCCAACGAGCTCGACACGAACGGCATCAAGGCCATCATCCTGGACATGCTTGCTGCCGCCACGGATTCAACGTTCACGTTGCTGGAATGGGCCATGGCGGAGCTCATCAACCACCCGCAAGAAATGCGCAAGCTCCAGGACGAGGTCCGCACGGCCGTTGGCGACGCCGGCCACGTCACCGAGGACCATCTGCCGGATCTGCGCTACCTGAAGGCCGTCGTCAAGGAGACCCTCCGGCTCCACCCTCCCACGCCGCTCCTCCTGCCCCGGGAGACGGTCGAGGACACCCAGCTGCTCGGCTACCACGTCCCGGCAGGCACGCGGGTGCTGATCCACGCCTGGGCCATCGGCCGTGACCCAGCGACGTGGGGCGACCGCGCCGAGGAGTTCCTACCGGAGAGGTTCTTGGAGTACACCCACGAGATGGGGCAAGACTTCGCGTTCTTGCCCTTCGGCGCCGGGAGGAGAGGTTGCCCTGGGGTCAGGTTCGCCATGCCGTCCAACGAGCTGGCCCTAGCGAGCCTGGTGTACCACTTCGACTGGGAGCTAGTCGGCGGGAGGAAGCCGCCCGTGGACATGACCGAGCTGCACGGGCTCTCCGTGCGCCTGAAGACGCCTCTGCTTCTGGCTGCTAAACCGTGGTCAGGCCGTGGTGTCGAATGAGAGAAAAGCGTCTCTACATGCTTCTTTTTCTAAGTAAGTACGAGCTAGCTCAGAGCTCGGATGATCATTATCGACCAAGTCTAGTAATGTATAGTACCAAGATTCCCAATGTCATTGAGATGCGTGTTGACAAATTAAGAAGTTATTTCCATGTATTGTTCACTTGTTAATTTCCTTACCCGTATTTGTTGAGCAGTAACTTCAAACTGGGACATGGCCTTTCAGTATCATATTTTTTTTGCACTCTCTGTGTACGCGTTCATAGCACCACTAATTGCAAATTGAAATAACATTCTCaaaaaagaacagaaaaagaaGACAGACATGATATGAAGCTATACGGTGGTATTGCAAAGAAGCAAGCCTGCGGGTTTGAGCATATACCGCACGTACAATGTAATTTTCACTGGCAGTGTGTCGGGCAATCTTAAAGCATCTACGGCCCGGTGCCTTAGATCCGCCTCATATGCTCCGGCGGAATATCCGGTTGTAAAATTTTAACCCAGACGAGCGCCTCAAACGAGTCTCAAACGCTCagactgaccggcacccctcatat is from Triticum aestivum cultivar Chinese Spring chromosome 1B, IWGSC CS RefSeq v2.1, whole genome shotgun sequence and encodes:
- the LOC123091492 gene encoding cytochrome P450 71A1; the encoded protein is MMTVSLVVALFNSPFVLTTLAFLLFTLLVSKTRSKVAARGTLPPSPPSLPLFGHLRLLGSLPHRSLRSLAASYGPVMYLRLGRVPTVVACSAAAAEEAMKTRDLAFASRPKLFMVDRFYYGTGGIGFAPYGEHWRQARRVCVTHMLNPHRLMSFRRVRGQEVAALVDRVRRAGTVVNLSDNLIVYSFTAISRATFGDTNYGIDGDEGGARLRKVFAEIEELLGTVPMGEKVPWLRWVDVLTGLERKTRRAFEEMDGLLERVITDHRQRRGAGDDDQRDFVDVLLGANELDTNGIKAIILDMLAAATDSTFTLLEWAMAELINHPQEMRKLQDEVRTAVGDAGHVTEDHLPDLRYLKAVVKETLRLHPPTPLLLPRETVEDTQLLGYHVPAGTRVLIHAWAIGRDPATWGDRAEEFLPERFLEYTHEMGQDFAFLPFGAGRRGCPGVRFAMPSNELALASLVYHFDWELVGGRKPPVDMTELHGLSVRLKTPLLLAAKPWSGRGVE